A section of the Falco rusticolus isolate bFalRus1 chromosome Z, bFalRus1.pri, whole genome shotgun sequence genome encodes:
- the TMEM174 gene encoding transmembrane protein 174 — protein MEQNNNNVEDFSLNVFSVTPYQPNRSDALVSDGDKAGATLLFSGVFLGLVGITFTVMGWIKYDGITHLEWTQLLGPILLSVGVTFILIAVCKFNMLTCKPCKEREENTSDLDQTTSGQSFVFTGINQPITFHGATVVQYIPPPYPPQEGIAVSPGYLHPVLSCCGAASSSTSPIPTPGSSHFCPAYPLDNPAFTGDENYTTYPAENTRYQRSDDSSDEPEPLEVYACDDLSPPRYEELYPLSS, from the exons ATGGAGCAGAACAACAACAATGTAGAAGATTTCTCCTTGAATGTCTTTTCTGTCACTCCTTATCAGCCAAACAGATCCGATGCCCTGGTGTCAGATGGGGATAAAGCTGGTGCCACTTTGCTCTTTTCAGGTGTGTTTTTGGGACTGGTGGGGATCACTTTCACTGTGATGGGATGGATAAAATACGACGGCATTACTCACCTGGAGTGGACTCAGTTACTAGGGCCTATTCTGCTGTCTGTTGGAGTAACTTTTATTCTGATTGCTGTTTGTAAATTTAACATGCTTACATGCAAGCCCTgtaaagaaagagaggaaaatacatcAGACCTTGACCAGACCACCAGCGGACAGTCTTTTGTCTTCACCGGCATTAACCAGCCTATAACTTTTCACGGTGCCACGGTGGTACAGTACATCCCTCCGCCATACCCACCCCAGGAAGGCATTGCTGTGAGTCCTGGCTACCTTCACCCGGTACTCAGCTGCTGCGGTGCTGCTTCCTCCAGCACCTCACCGATTCCCACTCCGGGCTCCTCTCACTTCTGCCCTGCCTACCCCCTGGATAATCCAGCTTTTACTGGAGATGAGAACTACACTACTTATCCTGCAGAGAATACCAGGTATCAGAG GTCAGATGACAGTTCTGATGAACCAGAACCGCTGGAAGTCTATGCCTGTGATGACTTGTCACCTCCACGTTATGAGGAACTATACCCACTGTCTTCATAA